Part of the Spirochaeta isovalerica genome, TTATCTGCCGGGAGCCAATACATTACAGATAAATCTCTGGGAAATCGTCGACAAGACAATCCATAAGGGAAGCATTATATATCCTCATATGATAGATTTCGAACCGGATGTTCAGGCTTCGGAGCCCCATGCGGAAATGGAAAGGGTTAAAGATATCCCGAAAAGAAATACGAAGCCTCTTCCCAAACCAACTCCGATAAAAGAAAAGAAGATTTTCACTGTAAATGCAACAGATATTCCGGAAAAGAAAAACACTTCCTTTAAAGTGAAAGCCGCAATAGAAAAGGGAGCAAATCTTCTTGTCTGGGGAGAAGAAGGAACAGGCAAGACTACTCAGATTAAAGAGGCAGTAAAAAATCTGTCGATTTCCTATCATTCTATCAACTTCCGTTCGGTTAATCCCGCAGCTTTTGAAGAAAAGACTTCAGAAATATCAAAACTGATAAACGAAGGTGATACCAGAACATTTCTCTTTCTCAATATTGAAGTGCTGCCTTTTTATATTCAGGAGCAACTTGCGGAATTCAATGGAATTCAGATCATTGCTACCGCCAACATAAGGGAGAAGAGTGATCTGGAAAAAATCAACCGCCGTTTATATTATCTGATAAGCAAAAGCTTAATACTTCTGGAACCATTGCGGGGCAGGAAAGATGAACTTCCAGAATTGATTGCTGGCATATTGAAAAAAAACGGCAGCAGTTCGGTTTTTTCCGATAAAGCTCTGGCGTATCTGGAAAGACATAACTGGCCCGGAAACTTTAACGAATTGAACTCTCTCATATCCAGAGTTTCGGGTGAATCCGTTCCGGTTATTACTGAAGATCTGGTACGGAATTCCCTGGACAGACAGGAGAGCCGCCTCAATCAGTGGAGAGATATTCCTATGGGCGAAAACTTCAATCTGAATGATGTTCTGGGAGAAGTGGCCATGCACTACATTATGGAAGCCCTGGAAATATGTAAGGGGAAAAAGTCCAAAGCCGCCAAAATGCTCGGCTTTTCAAATTATCAGACTTTAAGCAACTGGATGAACAAGTACGGGAAATAATCAGTTAATTTTCAGGTAAAGGCTTTACGGATGAATTTCATAATCTGATCGACAAGCATCTCATCGTTCTCCCAATCGTCTCCGATATAAATTTTCATGCGGTTTCTATAGTACTCCGATGCATAGGAAAACTGCAGGGTGAGAAACAGATTATCGAGACAGAAGGCGAACATTCCCGGATGGATGGATGGATCTATTGAGCCCTCTGCTACGGCTCTCTTAATCAGATCGCGATAACACCTGGCTGATACAGTTTCCAACTGGTGAGACAATTTGTCGGCCAGAGCGGTATTTCCTTCAGTCGTCAATTCATTGTACAGATTTATGATCTGGGGATTTTCCTTTGAATGCTCCTGTATGATTCTCAAGATCTTCTCAATTTTTTCAAAGAACTCCAATCCGCTGTTCATTACATCATCCAGAGTTGACTCCAGGACTTCAACAGAACGGTTTATGACTGTGAGGAAAATATTTTCTTTTGTTGTAAAATACTTATATAGCGAGCCGACACTGACTTCCAGCTTCTCGGCGATAACGTTTACATTGGTGCCGCTGTAGCCGTAACGGGAAAATTCCTCAGTCGCCACGTTGAGAATACGTTCTTTTTTATCAATTGATATGCGATCGAAAATATCGTTATGAAATTTCATGAATCAATATTACAAGTTTAGATGCTTTTTTTGAAGGGAATAATAAAAAAGGAAATTTAATTTACTGGAGGGGGGATTATGTTATCCAGTTCCTTAGGCGATAAATAATTAAGAGAGGTAGCAATTTGTCCGAACAAGCGGGAATCACCGAATTCCTGTCGTAAAAGAACAACATGTACGTTTTTTTCCGTCAGAAATCCTTTATCAACGAGAGCCTGCCCTATTTTTTTCTGTTTCGAATCGGGATCTTCGAACACTTCCTCTCCCTCACAAGAAAAAGATAATAAATGTTTTATTCCGAGGCAAGCTTTTCTATTTTTTCCAGAACCTGCTGCCTTGTCAGTTTGAAAATAATGCTGTTCAGTTTATTCAGATTTCCCCCTCCCCGTCTCGATGAGAAAACAAGAACGAACATATTGGTATTCTTAAATGTCCGGCGAATGAGAAAATTCCCTTCCAGACTGAAAATCTGTTCGCGTATTATGATTTCAATTGTCGTGCTTTTACCGGAAACATCTATATCATCATGGCGGTCGAATGAGCATGACATTCCGGAAGCGCTGATATCGTGAATCACTCCCGTTCTCCAGTTCTGATGAATTTTCATCCTGAAAACTGCAATGCGGCTGTTATGGCTTCCGAAACGTATATAGCTGCGAAGCCCCCAGATATTCAAGTCATCGACAATGGACTTCATCCTATCTTTATCTTCAGACTCTTTCCTGGTGAGAAAAGAGATCTTCCTGTCAAATGGCGGTACTCGCGATTCAGAATCCACTATAAAAATACGGATCAGATGTTCGCCGCAAATATCAATAATTTCCCGGCAGTAAGGTTCGATTTTATAACAGTCAGGAAAAGTCGAATAATCTATAAGAAGAATGCTTTTGTCCTGCTGAAGCAGAATCTTCTTAACAAGTCCGGGTTCTTCCAGGATAAATGATTCGCAAATTTCACGTTCGACGAGCTGGTTGATCCTTATCCGGTCGCTTTCGCCGGGTAGGAGAAAAAATATGCGGGCGTCAATTGTTCTGGTCATGTTTTTATTATAGATGCTGCGGTGCTATCTTTCCTTTAAAAATTCATTTTGGACTGAATGAGTTCGCGAAAATGTTTTGCTTCAGGATAATCGGGTCTTAAGGATAATGCGGAGCGGCAGTCATTCATTGCCGCAGGGTAATCACCAATATGAAAATATACCTGCGCCCTGCTATAAAACACATATGACTGATAGGGATTGATGGAAAGGCTTTTATTAAAATCATTCAGAGCTTTTGTATAATTCTCATTGATACTGTAAACGATTCCTCTGTAATAGTAGGTCTTATCGTTTTCCGGTTCTCTTTTCAACGCTTCGGAAAAGTCTTTTTCCGCCAGATCATACAGGGATTTTCCGAAAAAGGCCATGCCCCGGTGAACAAAGATAACCGGTTTAACATAATCCTGGGGTTTCATATCCAGGATTTGGGTGTAGATGGATATCGCCTGATCGAAATCCCCTTCATTGTGGGCATAAAGAGCTTCGAGAAGCATATTATCAATGTTTCCAGTTTCGATGGGACTTTGCTTTCTGAATTTATTCTTATCGAGATCAGGATATTTTCTGCGGTTTATTTCATTGTAATCGAGTTGCCCGTTGTAGAGTTCTTCCGCTTCGTGCTCCACTCTTCTGTTAAAAGTAAAACGCCTTTTATTCAATTCCGCATGTAGCTGACGCTGATAATCACGGATTTCCTGGAAAATAATA contains:
- a CDS encoding helix-turn-helix domain-containing protein: MKNILISFIRNEHLENQKVDNYEDLDISRVTERHNIDRIFLLTNQDREQSIFFKNWIAEKLEKDVKAVTLEKGSEKYILGKIESIIKYILLAEEGHASFVYLPGANTLQINLWEIVDKTIHKGSIIYPHMIDFEPDVQASEPHAEMERVKDIPKRNTKPLPKPTPIKEKKIFTVNATDIPEKKNTSFKVKAAIEKGANLLVWGEEGTGKTTQIKEAVKNLSISYHSINFRSVNPAAFEEKTSEISKLINEGDTRTFLFLNIEVLPFYIQEQLAEFNGIQIIATANIREKSDLEKINRRLYYLISKSLILLEPLRGRKDELPELIAGILKKNGSSSVFSDKALAYLERHNWPGNFNELNSLISRVSGESVPVITEDLVRNSLDRQESRLNQWRDIPMGENFNLNDVLGEVAMHYIMEALEICKGKKSKAAKMLGFSNYQTLSNWMNKYGK
- a CDS encoding RelA/SpoT domain-containing protein, which gives rise to MSESELISIPDRKELEEQYTRYRDKFEHLLYDLQHDFRSELKKISLHVTLKNRVKDFDSVYMKVLAKNIDFDKALFTLTDIMGLRIICPFMEDVKTVEAFIRNYCTVIEEERKGENLSFREFGYESIHFLIEIPEQLRTKYSVDNSFCCEVQIRTILQDAWAEVEHELVYKAEFSPYDEPLKRKLAALNANLSLSDIIFQEIRDYQRQLHAELNKRRFTFNRRVEHEAEELYNGQLDYNEINRRKYPDLDKNKFRKQSPIETGNIDNMLLEALYAHNEGDFDQAISIYTQILDMKPQDYVKPVIFVHRGMAFFGKSLYDLAEKDFSEALKREPENDKTYYYRGIVYSINENYTKALNDFNKSLSINPYQSYVFYSRAQVYFHIGDYPAAMNDCRSALSLRPDYPEAKHFRELIQSKMNF
- a CDS encoding TetR/AcrR family transcriptional regulator, with product MKFHNDIFDRISIDKKERILNVATEEFSRYGYSGTNVNVIAEKLEVSVGSLYKYFTTKENIFLTVINRSVEVLESTLDDVMNSGLEFFEKIEKILRIIQEHSKENPQIINLYNELTTEGNTALADKLSHQLETVSARCYRDLIKRAVAEGSIDPSIHPGMFAFCLDNLFLTLQFSYASEYYRNRMKIYIGDDWENDEMLVDQIMKFIRKAFT